The following proteins are encoded in a genomic region of Bosea beijingensis:
- a CDS encoding NADP-dependent isocitrate dehydrogenase yields MSKIKVANPVVDMDGDEMTRIIWQKIKDTLIFPYLDLELDYYDLSVENRDATNDQVTIDAANATKKHGVAVKCATITPDEGRVKEFNLKEMWKSPNGTIRNILGGVIFREPIICKNVPRLVPGWTQPIVIGRHAFGDQYRATDFKFPGKGTLSIKFVGEDGKVIEKEVFKAPEAGVAMAMYNLDDSIRDFARASLNYGLIRKYPVYLSTKNTILKTYDGRFKDIFEEIYQAEFKAEFDKLGITYEHRLIDDMVASAMKWSGGYVWACKNYDGDVQSDTVAQGFGSLGLMTSVLMTPDGKTVEAEAAHGTVTRHYREHQKGKETSTNSIASIFAWTRGLSHRAKLDNNAELAKFAALLEKVTVDTVEAGDMTKDLALLVGAEQKWLSTTGFLEKVSENMRKAMAA; encoded by the coding sequence ATGAGCAAGATCAAGGTCGCCAACCCGGTCGTCGACATGGACGGCGACGAGATGACCCGGATCATCTGGCAGAAGATCAAGGACACCCTGATCTTCCCGTATCTGGATCTCGAGCTCGACTATTACGACCTCTCGGTCGAGAACCGCGACGCGACCAACGACCAGGTCACGATCGACGCCGCCAATGCCACCAAGAAGCATGGCGTCGCGGTCAAGTGCGCGACCATCACGCCGGACGAGGGCCGCGTGAAGGAGTTCAACCTCAAGGAAATGTGGAAGTCGCCGAACGGCACGATCCGCAACATCCTCGGCGGCGTGATCTTCCGCGAGCCGATCATCTGCAAGAACGTGCCGCGCCTCGTGCCGGGCTGGACACAGCCGATCGTCATCGGCCGCCACGCCTTCGGCGACCAGTACCGCGCGACCGACTTCAAGTTCCCGGGCAAGGGCACGCTCTCGATCAAGTTCGTCGGCGAGGACGGCAAGGTCATCGAGAAGGAGGTCTTCAAGGCTCCCGAGGCCGGCGTCGCCATGGCGATGTACAATCTTGACGACTCGATCCGCGACTTCGCCCGCGCGTCGCTGAACTACGGCCTGATCCGCAAGTATCCGGTCTATCTCTCGACCAAGAACACCATCCTCAAGACCTATGACGGCCGCTTCAAGGATATCTTCGAGGAGATCTACCAGGCCGAGTTCAAGGCCGAGTTCGACAAGCTGGGCATCACCTACGAGCACCGCCTCATCGACGACATGGTCGCTTCGGCGATGAAGTGGTCGGGCGGCTATGTCTGGGCCTGCAAGAACTACGATGGCGACGTGCAGTCCGACACCGTGGCGCAGGGCTTCGGCTCGCTCGGCCTGATGACCTCGGTGCTGATGACGCCGGACGGCAAGACCGTCGAGGCCGAGGCCGCGCACGGCACGGTGACCCGCCACTATCGCGAGCACCAGAAGGGCAAGGAGACCTCGACGAACTCGATCGCCTCGATCTTCGCCTGGACCCGTGGCCTCAGCCACCGCGCCAAGCTCGACAACAATGCCGAGCTCGCCAAGTTCGCGGCGCTGCTGGAGAAGGTCACGGTCGACACCGTCGAAGCCGGCGACATGACCAAGGACCTCGCCCTGCTGGTCGGCGCCGAGCAGAAGTGGCTCTCGACCACCGGCTTCCTCGAGAAGGTCAGCGAGAACATGCGCAAGGCGATGGCCGCGTGA